A stretch of the Mycobacterium sp. ITM-2016-00317 genome encodes the following:
- a CDS encoding gamma-glutamyl-gamma-aminobutyrate hydrolase family protein, which yields MTAADRVSLRDVTPEQPAPETPCARLCVLASLNFPDISAEDAALIRRFTKVALTTLVELGAAYELWDTTTALENPSAAGQFDGLLLLGGGDIDASCYGGAAQHPKSYGVDARADRDAFAAIAAAEAAGRPILGICRGNQLLNVARGGTVLGDIVDYALHHGAPGEPEFVDEPVDIMPGTRLSAILGVDRVTGRSGHHQAVDTLGQGLVVAARALDGITEGVEDPDKFYLGVQWHPEDEDGPEDDRMRLFGAFVAAAAAERSRETTAADRVSQQGYGVASQV from the coding sequence ATGACCGCCGCCGATCGGGTGAGCCTGCGCGACGTCACCCCGGAGCAGCCCGCCCCGGAGACCCCGTGCGCCCGCTTGTGCGTGCTGGCCTCGCTGAACTTCCCCGACATCAGCGCCGAGGACGCCGCGCTGATCCGGCGGTTCACCAAGGTCGCACTGACCACTCTCGTCGAGCTCGGCGCCGCCTACGAGCTCTGGGACACCACCACGGCGTTGGAGAACCCCTCCGCGGCAGGGCAGTTCGACGGGCTGCTGCTGCTCGGCGGCGGTGACATCGACGCGTCGTGTTACGGCGGGGCGGCGCAGCACCCGAAGTCCTACGGGGTCGATGCGCGCGCCGACCGCGACGCGTTCGCGGCCATCGCCGCCGCCGAGGCCGCCGGCCGCCCGATCCTCGGCATCTGCCGCGGCAATCAACTGCTCAACGTCGCCCGAGGCGGCACCGTCCTCGGCGACATCGTCGACTACGCGCTGCACCACGGCGCGCCGGGGGAACCGGAGTTCGTCGACGAGCCGGTCGACATCATGCCGGGTACCCGACTGTCGGCGATCCTCGGCGTAGACCGGGTGACGGGACGCTCCGGACACCACCAGGCCGTCGACACCCTCGGACAGGGTCTGGTGGTCGCCGCCCGCGCGCTCGACGGGATCACCGAGGGCGTGGAGGATCCCGACAAGTTCTATCTCGGGGTGCAGTGGCACCCCGAGGACGAGGACGGCCCCGAGGACGACAGGATGCGGCTCTTCGGGGCATTCGTGGCCGCGGCGGCCGCTGAGCGGTCCAGGGAAACCACGGCTGCGGACCGGGTGAGCCAACAGGGCTACGGGGTAGCGTCGCAGGTGTGA
- a CDS encoding ABC transporter substrate-binding protein — protein MTDTLKLACLDAEAPPLFSLWTPENGRQGYEPGVAEALGAELGRPIEWVRVPWVDMIPSVQRGEADAVLCGQGITAERQARVDFTRPYAIFHEGVLVRRGSGIRSAQDLLGRKVAAIENSTNMSLAQTFTGAEPVAFGAGSDDVYADMLAALRTGEVDAVVDDDVVFVPLGATHPDYELAFTVQTGNRWGIAVAKDRPDTLAEIDAGLARLIDSGRLRKVWEQWLPTLDYPFAGD, from the coding sequence ATGACCGACACCTTGAAACTCGCCTGCCTGGACGCCGAGGCGCCGCCACTGTTCTCGCTGTGGACGCCGGAGAACGGTCGGCAGGGTTATGAACCCGGCGTCGCCGAGGCCCTGGGCGCCGAACTCGGCAGGCCGATCGAATGGGTCCGGGTGCCGTGGGTGGACATGATCCCGTCGGTGCAGCGCGGTGAGGCCGACGCGGTGCTGTGCGGGCAGGGCATCACCGCAGAGCGGCAGGCTCGGGTGGATTTCACCCGTCCGTACGCGATCTTCCACGAGGGCGTGCTGGTCCGGCGCGGGTCCGGTATCCGGTCGGCACAGGATCTGTTGGGCCGCAAGGTCGCCGCCATTGAGAACAGCACCAACATGTCGCTGGCACAGACGTTCACCGGTGCCGAACCGGTCGCGTTCGGCGCAGGCTCGGACGACGTCTACGCCGACATGCTGGCCGCGCTGCGGACCGGGGAGGTGGACGCGGTGGTCGACGACGACGTCGTGTTCGTCCCGCTGGGCGCCACGCACCCGGACTACGAGCTCGCTTTCACGGTGCAGACCGGTAACCGGTGGGGAATAGCGGTGGCCAAGGACCGTCCGGACACGCTCGCCGAGATCGATGCGGGCCTGGCCAGGCTCATCGACTCGGGTCGCCTGCGCAAGGTCTGGGAGCAGTGGCTGCCGACCCTCGACTATCCGTTCGCGGGAGACTGA
- a CDS encoding glutamine synthetase family protein, with amino-acid sequence MTATPLDTHREANAGSPELAAVLSTIADRGVEFVYFQAVTITGRVVGKVAPARHFERLAIRGVQQHQTAVANLQGTREGVLLAGGVHAPEYTAIPDLETFAVLPWDTSFARVFCRLYEPDHLPDRAGAEFSCDSRGLLRRMLAGFTDRTGLELRTGCEPEMTWQGEGLQAQFRPGSSPAYHIEHLERNRPIVKKVVEYAQALGLDMIEGDYEDEFQVELNFMYDRADLTADRLTTYRQICKQVARELGIHASFMPKPATGMMGNGCHHNFSFWREDVNVLAEPGVTELHLSEVGRHALGGLLAHSAGAMLINGSTVNSYKRYWDAGQFAPSRINWGLDNKTCTVRLSAVGRLEYKLPDAAVNPYLSHAAILAACEDGMKNAIDPGEPTQGSSYDAPVDDRFPALPLTLGEAIGAFRADQVLNQAFGPELSALLVDYHADEWARYCGHVTEWEREMYWNDTP; translated from the coding sequence ATGACCGCCACCCCTCTGGACACGCACCGCGAGGCCAACGCAGGCAGCCCCGAGTTGGCCGCCGTGCTGTCCACCATCGCTGATCGCGGCGTCGAATTCGTGTACTTCCAGGCGGTCACCATCACGGGCCGGGTCGTCGGGAAAGTGGCCCCGGCACGCCATTTCGAGCGGCTCGCGATCCGCGGCGTGCAGCAACACCAGACAGCGGTCGCCAACCTCCAGGGCACCCGGGAGGGAGTGCTGCTCGCCGGTGGGGTGCACGCGCCGGAATACACGGCGATCCCGGATCTGGAGACCTTCGCGGTGCTGCCGTGGGACACCAGCTTCGCGCGCGTGTTCTGCCGCCTCTACGAACCCGACCATCTGCCGGACCGGGCCGGTGCCGAATTTTCCTGTGACAGCAGGGGTCTGCTGCGACGGATGCTGGCCGGTTTCACCGACCGGACCGGGCTGGAGCTGCGCACCGGCTGTGAACCCGAGATGACCTGGCAGGGCGAGGGTCTGCAGGCCCAGTTCCGTCCCGGATCGAGCCCGGCGTACCACATCGAACACCTCGAGCGGAACCGGCCGATCGTCAAGAAGGTCGTCGAGTACGCCCAGGCACTGGGCCTGGACATGATCGAGGGCGACTACGAAGACGAGTTCCAGGTCGAACTGAACTTCATGTACGACCGTGCCGACCTCACCGCCGACCGGTTGACCACCTACCGCCAGATCTGCAAGCAGGTGGCCCGCGAGCTCGGCATCCACGCCAGCTTCATGCCCAAGCCCGCGACCGGCATGATGGGCAACGGGTGCCACCACAACTTCAGCTTCTGGCGCGAGGACGTCAACGTGCTCGCCGAACCCGGCGTCACCGAACTGCATCTGAGCGAGGTCGGGCGACACGCACTGGGCGGGCTGCTGGCCCACTCCGCGGGCGCCATGCTGATCAACGGATCGACCGTGAACTCGTACAAACGCTACTGGGACGCAGGACAGTTCGCGCCGTCCCGGATCAACTGGGGCCTGGACAACAAGACCTGCACCGTCCGGTTGTCCGCGGTCGGGCGCCTGGAGTACAAGCTGCCCGACGCCGCGGTGAACCCGTACCTGTCGCACGCGGCGATCCTGGCCGCGTGCGAGGACGGCATGAAGAACGCCATCGACCCGGGCGAACCCACCCAGGGTTCGTCCTACGACGCACCGGTCGACGACCGCTTCCCGGCGCTGCCGCTGACTCTCGGCGAAGCCATCGGCGCCTTCCGCGCCGACCAGGTGCTCAACCAGGCGTTCGGCCCGGAACTGTCGGCGTTGCTCGTCGACTACCACGCCGACGAATGGGCCAGGTACTGCGGACACGTCACCGAATGGGAGCGCGAGATGTATTGGAACGACACGCCATGA
- a CDS encoding cytochrome P450, with amino-acid sequence MSSALSGSVPVFEVADPAFSITSAEVHAARERSWYATTEYGLAVLRYEQVNRLLKHPKLRQGSAAWPAHNGVTEGPFADWFASWILNKEGEEHHRLRRLMNPAFSSKLIGGLVPRFQALAEELIDGFAEPGRCEFVSEFAEPYAARVIAIMLGIPESEWKVIAAESATIGLALGVTIRQDLPKIEAALKTLYEYCDALIADRQANPRDDFVTTLVNASRPEDGRLSDTELRDAMVLLIFGGFDTTRNQLGLAMQTFMAHPDQWRLLAEQPELGGKAVEEVMRVNPTVRWVTREVLEDFEYEGVMLTAGTTVHLYSESAGTDPLVFDPGFDITTERKPHFGFGGGAHHCLGHFVARSDMSEALPLLARRMRDPHELPGATWLPDSGNTGPITLPIGFTPAP; translated from the coding sequence ATGTCGTCGGCCCTCTCCGGCTCTGTCCCCGTGTTCGAGGTCGCCGACCCGGCCTTCTCGATCACCTCGGCCGAGGTGCACGCGGCCCGCGAGCGCAGCTGGTACGCGACCACCGAGTACGGCCTCGCCGTCCTGCGCTACGAGCAGGTGAACCGGCTGCTCAAACACCCCAAGCTCAGGCAGGGCAGCGCGGCATGGCCGGCCCACAACGGCGTCACCGAAGGGCCGTTCGCCGACTGGTTCGCCAGCTGGATCCTGAACAAGGAGGGCGAAGAGCACCATCGGCTGCGCCGGCTGATGAACCCGGCTTTCTCCAGCAAGCTCATCGGCGGGCTTGTCCCGAGGTTTCAGGCGCTGGCCGAAGAACTCATCGACGGCTTCGCCGAACCCGGCCGCTGCGAGTTCGTCAGCGAGTTCGCCGAACCCTACGCCGCCCGCGTCATCGCGATCATGCTCGGCATCCCCGAGAGCGAGTGGAAGGTCATCGCCGCCGAGTCCGCCACGATCGGGTTGGCACTCGGCGTCACGATCCGGCAGGACCTGCCGAAGATCGAGGCCGCACTCAAGACGCTCTACGAGTACTGCGACGCGCTGATCGCCGACCGGCAGGCGAACCCGCGGGACGACTTCGTCACCACACTGGTGAACGCGTCCCGCCCCGAGGACGGCCGACTCAGCGACACCGAGCTACGAGATGCCATGGTGCTGCTGATCTTCGGTGGATTCGACACCACCCGAAACCAACTCGGCCTGGCGATGCAGACGTTCATGGCCCACCCCGATCAGTGGCGGCTGCTGGCCGAACAACCGGAGCTCGGCGGCAAGGCCGTGGAGGAGGTCATGCGGGTCAACCCGACCGTGCGCTGGGTGACCCGTGAGGTGCTGGAGGACTTCGAGTACGAGGGCGTCATGCTCACCGCGGGCACCACGGTGCACCTGTACAGCGAGTCGGCCGGGACCGACCCACTGGTCTTCGATCCGGGATTCGACATCACCACAGAGCGCAAGCCGCACTTCGGATTCGGGGGCGGCGCCCACCACTGCCTCGGTCACTTCGTGGCGCGCTCGGACATGAGTGAGGCGCTGCCGCTGCTGGCTCGCCGGATGCGCGATCCGCACGAACTGCCCGGCGCCACCTGGTTGCCCGACTCGGGCAACACCGGTCCGATCACGCTGCCCATCGGCTTCACGCCCGCCCCCTGA
- a CDS encoding ferredoxin, with product MHVTVDLAKCQDHGQCAIAAPAVFTLNDDGNLEYDGNPDDSERAYVEDAVDVCPVQAIVVKD from the coding sequence ATGCACGTCACCGTAGATCTCGCCAAGTGTCAGGACCACGGCCAGTGCGCCATCGCCGCACCCGCCGTGTTCACCCTCAATGACGACGGAAACCTGGAATACGACGGTAATCCCGACGATTCCGAACGCGCCTACGTCGAAGACGCGGTCGATGTCTGCCCCGTCCAGGCCATCGTGGTAAAGGACTGA
- a CDS encoding gamma-glutamyl-gamma-aminobutyrate hydrolase family protein produces the protein MIRPLIAVVGRRAPQVPILRFSATLAAEAICEAVWAAGGEPVVLHGPAADPLTELARRLSRFDGVLLPGGADVEPCRYSAEAAPETTGTVAFQDDFDLGVAQAVSTLDMPTLAICRGMQVLNVALGGTLIQHIVETEAPHHNAIHHVRVKRGSRLHAIVGEQTIDVSSYHHQAVDRLAPDLVVSALAADGVVEAVEHRRADVVAVQWHPEDRHRVSATDAALFTDLVDRARKRKDSST, from the coding sequence GTGATCCGACCGCTGATCGCGGTGGTCGGTCGCCGGGCGCCGCAGGTGCCGATCCTGCGGTTCTCGGCGACCTTGGCCGCCGAGGCGATCTGCGAGGCGGTCTGGGCCGCAGGAGGAGAGCCGGTTGTCCTGCACGGTCCCGCAGCTGACCCGCTGACCGAACTGGCGCGCAGGCTGTCTCGTTTCGACGGGGTGCTGTTGCCGGGGGGCGCCGACGTCGAACCGTGCCGCTACAGCGCGGAGGCGGCGCCGGAAACCACCGGCACCGTGGCCTTCCAGGACGACTTCGACCTCGGTGTGGCACAGGCGGTGAGCACGCTGGATATGCCGACGCTGGCGATCTGCCGCGGCATGCAGGTGCTCAATGTCGCACTCGGCGGCACCTTGATCCAACACATCGTCGAGACGGAAGCACCGCATCACAACGCAATCCACCATGTTCGCGTCAAACGTGGATCACGACTGCATGCCATCGTCGGGGAGCAGACCATCGACGTGTCCTCCTACCATCATCAGGCCGTCGACCGGCTGGCGCCCGATCTGGTCGTGTCCGCACTCGCCGCAGACGGCGTCGTCGAGGCCGTCGAGCACCGCCGCGCCGACGTCGTCGCCGTGCAGTGGCACCCCGAGGACCGCCACCGCGTCTCGGCCACCGACGCTGCGCTGTTCACCGACCTGGTGGACCGCGCGAGGAAACGAAAGGACTCCAGCACATGA
- a CDS encoding aldehyde dehydrogenase family protein — protein MTTAVRHLVDGRWIAGDGAPLHSVNPTRPRDVVAEGGAALPADVDAAVAAAAGAAPSWAATPIHQRGALLSAAAGVVERNAEQWGLELATEEGKTRAEGVGEVRRAAQILRYYASEGDRSSGELYASPRAGEQILVTRRPLGVVAVITPFNFPIAIPAWKIAPALVYGNTVVWKPASTVPLLAIRLAEAFTEVGLPPGVLNLLIGDSDVGEAIVGHDGIAGISFTGSTAVGRRIAASAAARGVPAQAEMGGKNAAVVLDDADLDLAVEQVMLGAFRSTGQKCTATSRLIVTPGIADAFLDALLTRARALQVGDPVDDTTQMGPVITAAARQSVTGGVDAAVAQGATVLAGGRPYLEGPLADGYFVAPTILQLDGAPADVWTDELFGPVLAVRRAADADEAFTLANDSEFGLSAAVFTQDLTRALQAVDHIDVGVLHVNSESAGADPHVPFGGAKRSGLGPKEQGTAAREFFTHSTTVYLRGGAARS, from the coding sequence ATGACGACCGCGGTCCGGCACCTGGTCGACGGCCGGTGGATCGCCGGCGACGGTGCACCGCTGCACAGTGTCAACCCGACCCGGCCGCGCGACGTGGTCGCCGAGGGCGGTGCCGCGCTGCCGGCCGACGTCGACGCGGCCGTGGCGGCGGCCGCCGGCGCCGCACCGTCGTGGGCGGCCACGCCGATCCACCAGCGGGGCGCGCTGCTGTCGGCCGCCGCGGGCGTCGTCGAGCGCAACGCCGAGCAGTGGGGGCTCGAACTGGCCACCGAGGAGGGCAAGACGCGCGCCGAAGGCGTCGGCGAGGTGCGACGCGCGGCGCAGATCCTGCGCTACTACGCCAGCGAGGGCGACCGGAGTTCGGGCGAGCTCTACGCATCCCCGCGCGCCGGGGAACAGATCCTGGTCACCCGCAGACCGCTCGGCGTCGTCGCGGTGATCACCCCGTTCAACTTCCCGATCGCGATCCCGGCCTGGAAGATCGCACCCGCGCTGGTCTACGGCAACACCGTGGTGTGGAAGCCGGCCAGCACCGTGCCACTGCTGGCGATCCGGCTCGCGGAGGCGTTCACCGAGGTCGGTCTGCCGCCGGGTGTGCTCAACCTGCTGATCGGCGACTCCGACGTCGGCGAGGCGATCGTCGGCCATGACGGGATCGCCGGGATCTCGTTCACCGGTTCCACCGCGGTGGGCAGGCGCATCGCGGCCTCGGCCGCGGCGCGCGGCGTGCCCGCGCAGGCCGAGATGGGAGGCAAGAACGCCGCGGTGGTGCTCGACGACGCCGACCTCGACCTCGCGGTGGAGCAGGTGATGCTGGGCGCGTTCCGGTCCACCGGCCAGAAGTGCACCGCCACTTCGCGTCTGATCGTCACCCCGGGCATCGCCGACGCGTTCCTGGACGCACTGCTCACGCGCGCCCGGGCGCTGCAGGTCGGTGACCCCGTCGACGACACGACGCAGATGGGTCCGGTGATCACCGCCGCGGCGCGTCAGTCCGTGACCGGCGGGGTCGACGCCGCCGTCGCCCAGGGCGCCACGGTGCTGGCCGGCGGACGGCCCTATCTGGAGGGACCTCTGGCCGACGGCTACTTCGTCGCCCCCACCATCCTGCAGCTCGACGGCGCACCCGCCGACGTCTGGACCGACGAACTGTTCGGACCCGTACTGGCCGTGCGGCGGGCCGCCGACGCCGACGAGGCGTTCACCCTGGCCAACGACAGCGAATTCGGGCTCTCCGCAGCGGTGTTCACCCAGGACCTGACCCGCGCCCTGCAGGCCGTCGACCACATCGACGTCGGGGTGCTGCACGTCAACTCCGAGTCCGCCGGAGCCGACCCGCACGTGCCGTTCGGCGGGGCCAAGAGGAGTGGGCTCGGCCCCAAGGAACAGGGCACCGCCGCCCGCGAGTTCTTCACCCACTCCACCACCGTGTACCTGCGGGGCGGGGCGGCACGCTCATGA
- a CDS encoding CoA transferase produces MTGALDGIVVVDFSRVLAGPYATMMLGDFGAEVVKVERPGTGDDTRHWGPPYDSSGVATYFNAVNRNKRSVTLDLSDPGGQQAARDLVAGADIVVENFRPGTMERLGLGYEELCRVRPDVIYCAITGFGRGGGAALPGYDLLVQAVGGLMSVTGTEGHPTKAGVALVDVLAGLHALSGILAALAHRDRTGEGQRVDTDLFSVLLSSMVNQASGFLGAGVVPAMMGNRHPSIAPYQTFDTADRPIAVAVGNDRQFAAFSTAIGLPELARDPRFTTNPLRVANRDALCAALEPALKRHGAEHWYTTLTSAGVPAGPINDLSEAFAFAERLGIGATVQVPGSRAPQVANPITMSATPVTYRCGPPALGDSAGAEKP; encoded by the coding sequence ATGACCGGTGCGCTCGACGGCATCGTGGTCGTGGACTTCAGCCGGGTGCTGGCCGGGCCGTACGCGACGATGATGCTGGGCGACTTCGGCGCCGAGGTCGTCAAGGTGGAACGGCCGGGCACCGGTGACGACACGCGGCACTGGGGGCCGCCCTACGATTCCTCGGGCGTGGCAACGTATTTCAATGCCGTCAACCGCAACAAGCGCTCGGTGACCCTCGACCTGTCCGATCCCGGCGGGCAGCAGGCAGCACGCGACCTGGTCGCCGGCGCGGACATCGTCGTCGAGAACTTCCGGCCCGGCACGATGGAGCGACTCGGGCTGGGCTATGAGGAGCTGTGCCGCGTCCGGCCCGACGTCATCTACTGCGCCATCACCGGTTTCGGCCGCGGCGGCGGGGCGGCACTGCCGGGCTACGACCTGTTGGTGCAGGCCGTCGGCGGGCTGATGAGCGTCACCGGCACCGAGGGCCACCCCACCAAGGCCGGCGTGGCCCTGGTCGACGTGCTCGCCGGCCTGCACGCGCTGAGCGGGATCCTGGCCGCGTTGGCCCACCGCGACCGCACCGGTGAGGGGCAACGCGTGGACACCGACCTGTTCTCGGTGCTGCTGTCGTCGATGGTCAATCAGGCGTCCGGCTTCCTGGGCGCAGGCGTGGTGCCGGCGATGATGGGCAACAGGCACCCGAGCATCGCCCCGTACCAGACGTTCGACACCGCCGACCGACCGATCGCGGTGGCGGTCGGCAACGACAGACAGTTCGCCGCGTTCAGCACGGCGATCGGCCTGCCCGAACTCGCCCGCGACCCGCGCTTCACCACCAACCCGCTCCGGGTCGCCAACCGGGATGCGTTGTGCGCGGCGCTGGAACCGGCGTTGAAGCGGCACGGCGCCGAACACTGGTACACCACGCTGACCTCGGCCGGGGTGCCCGCGGGCCCGATCAACGACCTCTCCGAGGCGTTCGCGTTTGCCGAGCGGCTGGGCATCGGCGCGACGGTGCAGGTGCCAGGCAGCCGGGCCCCGCAGGTCGCCAACCCGATCACGATGTCGGCGACGCCGGTCACCTACCGCTGTGGCCCCCCGGCCCTCGGTGACTCCGCAGGAGCTGAGAAGCCCTGA
- a CDS encoding acyl-CoA dehydrogenase family protein, translating to MTTTTAPRRKSVYAPLELFDTARLLDHDEREIASTVRKFVDIELRPNIEGWFESATLPRELGRRFGELGVLGMHLQGYGCAGTNAVGYGLACLELEAGDSGFRSFVSVQGSLSMFSIHRYGSEDQKNEWLPRLASGEAIGCFGLTEPDFGSNPAGMRTRARRDGRDWVLNGTKMWITNGNLADVATVWAQTDDGIRGFLVPTDTPGFTANAIHRKLSLRASVTSELVLDNVRLPESALLPHAVGLSAPLSCLNEARFGIVFGALGAARDSLETTIAYTRTRDVFDKPLAGYQLTQEKLANMTLELGKAMLLAIHLGRMKDAGGVLPEQISLGKLNNVREALAIARECRTLLGGSGITLEYSPLRHANNLESVLTYEGTSEMHMLSIGKALTGHAAFRS from the coding sequence ATGACCACCACGACAGCACCGCGCCGCAAGTCCGTCTACGCCCCGCTGGAACTGTTCGACACCGCCCGGCTGCTCGATCACGACGAACGCGAGATCGCCTCCACGGTACGGAAATTCGTTGACATCGAACTACGGCCGAACATCGAGGGCTGGTTCGAGTCGGCCACGCTGCCCCGGGAACTGGGCCGGCGCTTCGGCGAGCTCGGGGTGCTGGGTATGCACCTGCAGGGCTACGGCTGCGCTGGCACCAACGCCGTCGGCTACGGGCTGGCGTGCCTGGAACTGGAGGCCGGTGACAGCGGGTTCCGCAGCTTCGTCTCCGTGCAGGGCTCCCTGTCGATGTTCTCGATCCACCGCTACGGCTCCGAGGACCAGAAGAACGAGTGGCTGCCGCGGCTGGCCTCGGGCGAGGCGATCGGCTGCTTCGGCCTGACCGAACCCGACTTCGGGTCCAACCCGGCCGGCATGCGCACCCGGGCGCGCCGCGACGGCCGCGACTGGGTGCTCAACGGCACCAAGATGTGGATCACCAACGGCAACCTGGCCGATGTGGCCACAGTGTGGGCGCAGACCGACGACGGGATCCGGGGTTTCCTGGTGCCCACCGACACACCGGGGTTCACCGCTAACGCAATACACCGCAAGCTCTCGCTGCGGGCGTCGGTGACCTCGGAGCTGGTGCTCGACAACGTCCGGCTGCCCGAGTCGGCACTACTGCCCCATGCCGTCGGGCTGAGTGCCCCGCTCTCGTGCCTCAACGAGGCCCGTTTCGGCATCGTGTTCGGCGCGCTCGGTGCGGCCCGTGACAGCCTGGAGACCACCATCGCCTACACCCGGACCCGCGACGTGTTCGACAAGCCGCTGGCCGGCTATCAGCTGACACAGGAGAAACTGGCCAACATGACCCTCGAACTCGGCAAGGCCATGCTGCTGGCGATCCACCTGGGCCGGATGAAGGACGCCGGCGGTGTGCTCCCGGAGCAGATCAGTCTCGGCAAGCTCAACAACGTCCGCGAGGCACTCGCGATCGCCCGCGAATGCCGCACCCTGCTGGGCGGCAGCGGCATCACCCTGGAGTATTCGCCGCTGCGCCACGCCAACAACCTGGAGTCCGTGCTGACCTACGAGGGCACCTCGGAGATGCACATGCTGTCCATCGGCAAGGCGCTGACCGGCCACGCGGCGTTCCGCTCATGA
- a CDS encoding GntR family transcriptional regulator, translating into MSSLSPLVATEAPVGRADEIVQRITEAIHLGLLDDGERLPVEVDLAAQFGVAPMTVREALATLREQKLVETRRGRSGGSFVRRPPGPPVDQLTARLAAMSASDLRDLFDEHTAVSGQAARLAAERAAPYAVRRLFALTDQLGAAATLGDRIRADSRFHIQVAIASQSARLARREANLQAEAAGLVWLPIGPEMDVAAHVQEQHAIAAAVASENASEARRLAEAHVMGQLARLTKINLDLTSTGSSS; encoded by the coding sequence GTGTCGTCGTTGTCGCCGCTGGTCGCCACCGAGGCACCGGTCGGTCGTGCCGACGAGATCGTCCAGCGCATCACCGAGGCCATCCATCTCGGGCTGCTCGACGACGGCGAACGTCTCCCGGTGGAGGTCGATCTGGCGGCGCAGTTCGGGGTGGCGCCGATGACCGTGCGTGAGGCGCTCGCGACATTGCGCGAACAGAAGCTGGTGGAGACGCGCAGGGGCCGCAGCGGTGGGTCGTTCGTCCGACGCCCGCCGGGGCCGCCGGTAGACCAGTTGACCGCGCGGCTGGCCGCGATGAGTGCCTCTGACCTGCGTGACCTCTTCGACGAGCACACCGCGGTGTCCGGTCAGGCGGCGCGGCTGGCTGCCGAGCGTGCGGCCCCGTACGCGGTCCGCAGACTGTTCGCGCTGACCGACCAGCTCGGTGCCGCGGCCACCCTGGGCGATCGCATCCGCGCCGACAGCCGCTTCCACATCCAGGTGGCGATCGCGTCGCAGTCGGCCAGGCTGGCCCGGCGAGAGGCCAACCTGCAGGCCGAGGCCGCCGGGCTGGTGTGGCTGCCGATCGGCCCCGAGATGGATGTCGCCGCGCACGTCCAGGAGCAGCACGCGATCGCCGCGGCCGTGGCGTCCGAGAACGCCTCTGAGGCGCGCAGGCTCGCCGAAGCCCATGTCATGGGCCAGCTCGCCAGATTGACCAAGATCAACCTTGACCTCACCAGCACCGGGTCCTCCTCATGA